The following proteins come from a genomic window of Clostridia bacterium:
- the dpsA gene encoding dipicolinate synthase subunit DpsA: MTPALSGQKIAVLGGDERELILIPELVKLGAEVWVAGFDSAANSLSGVRLSDLDSAVRGARVVILPMPGTDGEGVIRAVYSSSKLILQETHIQSVTPGALILIGVAKEFLRAWARKYQVQLVEVAELDDVAIYNSIPTAEGAIQIAMQEVPITIHGSESFVLGFGRVGQTLARTLKALGAKTTVVARSPTARASGFAQGHNVISFEQLQMRIGVADIIFNTVPALILTEGLLGHVKSGALIVDLATQPGGTDFRAADRLGIKAILAPGLPGKVAPLTAGRILAQTIPPLILKYVG, encoded by the coding sequence GTGACGCCAGCGCTAAGTGGTCAGAAAATAGCCGTACTAGGTGGTGATGAAAGGGAATTAATCCTCATCCCGGAATTGGTGAAGCTTGGTGCCGAGGTTTGGGTGGCGGGATTTGATTCAGCCGCAAATAGTCTTAGCGGAGTGCGCTTGTCTGACCTCGATTCGGCTGTGCGCGGGGCTAGGGTTGTTATCTTGCCAATGCCCGGTACTGATGGGGAAGGAGTCATCAGAGCCGTCTACTCATCCAGCAAACTTATCCTGCAGGAAACTCACATTCAGTCAGTGACTCCCGGGGCCCTCATCTTAATTGGAGTTGCCAAAGAATTTCTGCGGGCATGGGCTAGGAAGTATCAGGTCCAATTAGTTGAAGTGGCGGAGCTGGATGATGTTGCCATCTACAATTCTATTCCTACCGCTGAAGGTGCAATTCAAATTGCTATGCAGGAAGTGCCAATAACCATTCATGGTTCTGAATCATTTGTATTAGGTTTTGGAAGGGTTGGACAAACTCTGGCACGAACCCTGAAGGCGTTGGGAGCTAAGACTACCGTTGTGGCTAGGAGCCCTACGGCGCGGGCCAGTGGTTTTGCGCAAGGACATAATGTTATTTCCTTTGAACAATTGCAGATGCGTATTGGCGTTGCTGACATTATATTCAATACGGTACCGGCACTCATCCTCACCGAGGGCTTACTGGGTCATGTAAAAAGCGGTGCCTTAATTGTGGATCTTGCAACCCAACCAGGAGGTACAGATTTTCGCGCCGCTGACCGCTTGGGCATAAAGGCTATTCTAGCTCCGGGATTGCCAGGAAAAGTGGCGCCTTTAACTGCAGGGCGAATCTTAGCGCAGACGATTCCTCCCTTGATCCTCAAGTACGTTGGTTAG